A region of the Lycium barbarum isolate Lr01 chromosome 1, ASM1917538v2, whole genome shotgun sequence genome:
ATGACACACATCTTCACATATTATTATCACTGAATAATAGtaaatcaatgcacatcctcttAATATATGATTTAACATGGTAAATTAATATGATTTAACGTAAACACTTGATGTTAGTACATTTTTTAAGATTTGGCATTCAGTAAACCATGTTTAGCTGAGATTTGACATTTAGACCTCGTTTATCTCCAAATTTCACATTCAGTTCCCCATATAGTTGAGTCCGCTTTCAGAGGGACACTCAAAATTTGTTTTAACTCAAATCAGTTAATTATGTTTTAATCTGACTATCTTCGAACTTATTTTTCACTTTGACTATATATGCCGCTCATGAGTTTGCAGTTTAAACACACAATTCAAAAAAAGATATGGAGTAtcattttttcttaaatttcacATCCTATCAAACGGTGTTCTATAAATTCTGAGGGAAGCAGTACTTATTTTCACATGATCCATTAATCGAATGATTTTATATTAATACAACCAGCACGATTaatttatactccctctgtctcaatttatgtggcactattTTATTAGGAACGAagttttaaaaagaaagaaatattttttacatttgtggtccaaaataagccttagatatttatatggttgtaaatcatttcataaagttaaattatttctaaataaataaaaatgacattcttttttggacagactaaaaaaaaatgtatcacataaatcTTGATACAGAGGGAGTAACTAAAAGGATATTTGGAAATCAATAACCACTCAATTAATATAGGGGGGtaaaaatttgaaaaagaaaCTGAACGACAACAACGTTGATGCTctgttttgtgtacatattatCTTAGGGGTTAAACTACATTTAATCCTTCAACTTAGGGACCATTTAGACTTTTTTCTCTCCAATGTGTTACATCTAAATTTCCAAAATAACATTTAAATTCTCAGCCCAAACAAGTTAAATCGCAAGAATGAAATCGGTTAATTTCTTGAAGATGATCGAGTCATTTCTACATTTGACTTAATTGAACCTTGTATTTATAGCTTTAGCCTTTGTTGTTTGAAAAAAGAAACTCAAAGGAGTGTACTTACAGACAATCACATAATCTTGACCAAAATGCTGAGATAAACCAAGTGAAAGCGCAACTTCCAAAATTTCTCTTCCAGTACATATCAAGCAACATCTTTCAGTAGAATTGCAAGCGGGTAACATTTTATACAGGAAATTATTAGTAGAATTCATAGCTCAGTGAAGTAAATATGTGAAACCACTATTACTATATATGTCTAGAAATTTTCTTTGTGGAAATTGAAGCGAGTAGATGAATTTAAACTAAATTCTTGACACAGCCTTCTAAGTGGTTTTGTAAGAGTTGGACTTCCGCAGTAAAATACACCTGCAATTGATAGATCATTATATAATAAGTTCTTTCTAAAGATTGGAACATGttctttttgaaaaagaaaaaagcatGCATAATTGAGCCTTACCAATTCGAGAAGATGGATGGGCTGCTGCCAACCGAGAGAATACCTTTTTCCAATTTGGTCTTGCAAAATGTGTTCTTATCTGTTATAGAGCAAGTGTTTGAAAAGCAAAGTTTAGTTATATACACTGACTTGACTGTAAAAATCTTTTTACACTATGGTTTAACCTATTATAGCATATTAGTATCGTGTTTATCATGCTAATGCATAATATCATGAAAAACGGATACAAACTTTTGACTGCTACTTAGTATTGGCAATAAAACAATTAATGCTTATAATtgagttttaattgtaatattctTATAGCCATGGCCTGATTGCTTCAACATTTTTTACATAGTCAGTGCACAGAACTATAACATACTAAAATTGTGAAAACTAGAATGTTTGAAGGGAGAGTCATGGCTAAAGAGGATATATATATACCCGACTATCGGAGACAACATCGAGTCCATTTTTAGCATGTTGTAGTGATTGCACCATTGCAATAAGTGCAGATCTAGCATCTCCTTCTTCATAAACACTAGTCAAATAGTTGTGCATTTCTATCAATTCCTGGTACATGTACAAAATATTTCAAGTATATCAGTTCAATTTATGTCAAGTGAGGGAACTAATAGAATTCTGAGAAATTCTTGTTATTGAAAATTAACTCACATTATGGTCATATTCAGCAATATCATCCATAACACCCTTGAACCAGTCAAATGATCCTTGTTCTCTTGTCACCCAGTAGAAATATGCTCTGTGAGGACCTCTCTTATTACTTGATGATTCACCAAATTGCTGATTCTGCAGTTATTGGATTTCATTAATTTTCATTTTCACATCTCTACTTATTCTTAATTAGAAACAGAGTTCAACTTTCGTACACTAACAGTATAAACGAATTTTTATATAAGGTCATCTAAAAGATAGCTAAAACGTAACTGTCTATAATAAGTAGGACTAGTAACCTCGAAAGGTAGAGTGCTACAATAGGTTAAAGATCACTGTTAGACAATCAGTGTATAGAATTTAAATCCTTAGCAAAATATTGTTTCGAAATTAGGAACTTACAGATTCAGATTCATTGTTTAGAAGGTCCTTTAAAATGCTGATAAATGGTGTTGCTCCTATTCCCAAGCCAATCAATAGAAGGATATCATATTTCTTGTAGTTCTGAGCTGGTGCACCATAAGGTCCTTTGATAGTGATCTTAGGAAATCTGCCTCAAAAGATAAGAGCAATATAAGTTCCATTATGGTTCATGGACATGATAATCAGTAACATAGAACATGCTAACGTACTCGGATTGAGAGTGCTGGACATCTGAATATACTTTAGTTTCCATTCTAACAATACTTCCCTTCCTTGATTGTGCAGCTTGAGGCTCACAGGCCTGCAAATGAGAGCTTATTAAATTCATAAAAAGCTAAATATAAGtagaagaaagaaaaattgatCGGCTTTATAAGCTGGAACTTAGTAATTAGGCATATTTTGCTCCACCCGGCATCATAAATGAAGGAGTTGAACTTCTATACACTGCCTGTGTAGAAAGTTCTTACACTGTTAGGTCATTTAAACGGTAATTACAAGTAACTGTCAATAATGAAATTATTCACCTTAAAAATAAATTCTAAAAGTGTTGAAATGTTCTTACACAGTCAGTGGATATTAGTTAAACACTTTCTGAAGCTCATGGCTGAAATGCAGATTTTCCTACTATGTAATGGTCGAGTTTCAAACCACTAATGATATGGATGAATCACCAATTTTGACAATTTTTTGTAATATTAGCTCATTAGACTTCTAGAACTTATTGAAAGTgatttggaaatgcaagtttaacaAATTTATTACCTTCTCAAATCTGGTTTTAAGCTCTGTAGTCCAGTCTCCCAATGTACGTATATGGACACTTAAATAGTTGTCGTCTGGTGCTGAAGTGATTGAGAATGGATGCCTGTAAAAATTAACAAAGCCCCTTAGTGAAAATAGACCGGACAGATTTCTGTATGTGATCATTGCATAGTTTGAGTTTCTTCAATTACCATTCAAAAGTTGATATATCTGGACATTTAACAAAAAGGTACATTCCACTCTTATACTTGAATCCTGGAGGTTTACTCATGTATAATGCTAATACATTCCCTGTGTATGTGACAGCCTGCAATTTTTTAGCACCAAATCAAAGCTGAATTCAGCATGTTTTGCTATTAACATAAGTTgatgtaatgaaataaaacttatTTGAAACTAAAACCTTTATGATATTGACATGGTAGCTGTGCTCATAGACGATGAGAGTTCTTTCCGTAGCATATGTAAGTAATGGAACTGCAAGATACATCCATGTCTGCAGAGCAGAAGTATAATCATCACTAGTTTGATAGCAAATTGATAATGTTGGAAATAACTATTGGGTCGGGCCCACCCATAAGGGGTGTTAATTAGCCCGTTAGCCCATTAACTTGTCCTCCTCCTGAATACTGCCTAAGACGTATAAATACATCAGTATGGTTGTTGGAAAGACAATGCTTTTCCACATTAATATGATGGCTAGGGTTTGACAAGGAGTAAATTCTCTGCATCTTCCTAGAGAGGATTTTGACTGGAAACAAGGGAATTCCCCCATCTTGTGAGGATTCCTAATGACCGGTAACACAAGTCGTGGTTGCTATAAATCTGCTTCCGCTAAGGAGAAACCCGTAAATCTACTGAACTAGTATTTTCGGTTGAATACTACAATTAACAATTAAAAAGGCCACAAACAAGTGAACAGAGTTTTTGTGGACAACATGATTGATGCATTTTCAAGTAACCATATAACACTACTAGAATTTCTACTCTTACTGCAAATTAAAACTAGGAGATGTCAACATACCGTCTTTTTGTACCATTCTGTAGTAAGGTATATGAAGTATCCGTGGAGAATCAAGAGGATGTAGACGAGGACTAACAGATGATGTGCATACCAAAACGCGTTAAATCCTGCTAAATGATGGAACGGCCATGGCAATTTGATGACGTTCCTTCTGAATGAATGTAAAGCCAATGTGAACGAGAAAAGCATGAAAAGTGTCATCAGAATGCCAGTTACGCCAGGGATAGATGCCACCAGATCCAAGTAACTCGGTTGATGGTAGTCGAAGTTGCTTCCAAGAAATGTCATAAATTTACTTTGTGGACATGATGTTAGTTTCACAAAATTGCAACTTGTATGGAAAAGCGTGTGAATAAACATCGTGATAGCAATTCCCAATGCAATTATCTTGTGGAAATTGATGTTATCATCGAAGGGAAAAATTGAACCAACGAAAGTTTCTCTTAGCTTAGTAAGTGTTCTTCTGCATACAGGAAAAAGAATGAGAGCCATGTTGAACTTAAGTGTCTCTCCTGCACCTTTAGCTATACAAACGCAATAACCCATGATCTGAAATGCTgcttttcttttaaattgttGAAACTTCCAAGTGAAGAGTATTACGTTGATGCACAACCACAATGTTAGTACCCATATTCTTTTCCAATTTTCTTGTATTTTCTCTGATGTTTTGTAAAAGAATTTGCTGACTGGAGTTCTGTATTCTTTTGGGATCATGGTTTTTGCTAGTGTTTGTGATCTCTTCAGAGTTTTTTCCCCTTCTTCTGATCCCACCATCCCTCTTAGTAGAGCTTCAAGTTGCCACATCTAGAAAATGAAAAATTAAAGAAGAACGCTATCAATAGGATCATATATTTTAGTCTTATACCACGCAATGAAGCTCTGTCTCTAAAGAGTTTTCATAAATTCAGTTCTAATAAGTTCTTATGGCACGGCGCGAGGAGATTTATCGTCAATACGATGATTGTAATAGAAAGTTGGAAACTAGAAGCATGACTGGTGTCTTTGAGGTCCAAGATAATCAGAGCGAATAACTTATATGGTCACTCAACTATAGCAAATTATCTATTAAAGAAAACTAGTCTAACTTGAGTGACTTTATTGATACAAAATAAACATAAGTGACTAGTGAATAATTTGCTATATTTGGGTGACCATATAAGTTTTTCACTCAGATAATCAAACCATCACTAACGGTAAAAAGATGGCAACTTTTTTGTGGTATCCTTACCTCAATATATCCCAAATGATCAGGATCAAGCTCTTCCATGATTAAAGCTGCGTATGTCGCTGCATGTTGCTTGAATTTTGACAATTTGTTTGCCGAGGCGCTCATCACTAGAACCTTTTTCAGAAaaagaaaatattaagaaaggaaaAATTGAAGGAGAAGAGGACAGTTTACAAGAAAAGTTTTTCTCACCTCCTTCACCTCTTCCTCTGATAGTTTCCCATCACCATTCTTGTCACACCTGAAAATTACCATAATTAGTCCTTCAGAAAGAGGAAAGGCAGTAAGTTTTTATACAAAAACGCTTGATTAATTTCTTAAAAACACTTGATTAATTTCTTACATGTCAAAAAAAATATGAAGCCTTGCATCAAGAGATTGAGTTGATATGTCTTCCCAAAATCCTCTCACTTCATCTATTGTTATACCATCTTCCGTGTTGATCTTCCTACGCCTTGCCAACGTATCGAATAACTCTCCAGCAAATTCCTTGCTTTCTCCCATACCTATGatgttaaatatagaaatgtTACCTTCTTCTCTACTGAAAACAAGTTTATATAATGCCTGTTTCTATAGGAGTTGACAAAAATACCAATACAGGTCCCAAATTTCTCTCTGAAGAGCCTCCCACTAACTGCATTTTGATTGAATCGTTTCTCCACACTTCGCCAGGCATCTCCCTCCTTCCCTGTTGTTaaagatataattaagtaaataaaagttaACTTTTCTAACAGTTTTAGCTTGTTGATAAGATTGTCATACTATTCAATATGATAGAGGTCCTCAGTGGCGGATGGAGTATATAATCGACTAGTTTAAGTGAACATAGCATTTTCGACATTAGGTAAGTTATAGTGTTAAGCTTTTAGACGAGACTATCACATAATTCGATATGGTATCAACACAGACGAAGATCCTGAGTTCAAGTCAAACGGCATTCTATAATCAAAAGAGATTCTTTCACATTCTTAAACCACGAAAAAAGAATTAGGTCCACACATGAGGGGGCGTGTAGAAAATACAATTCAGTAAATAATTGCATACGCTCGAGCAGTTAAATACCTGTAGTTGTTCTGTCAAGAAATCGCAAGCTCTTGAGCCCTCTAGAAGCTCCTGATTGCATCCTCCCCATTCTTGGAACGACgccatttcttcttcttgaaatgCTATAATTTTTCTTGAAAGATTTTTGGTTTACATTATCCGGAACATCACTATCTATTTCAGCATTTTCAAGAATCCATTTCACTGAATTGTCTCTAGGTAATTCCCCATTGTCAATGGGCAACATACTATGTGATTCTCTTCTCCTTTGAAGAGCTTCAAAatactctgttttgaaaaaaattgGATGAAAGAGAGATTTTAGACAGGAAGCACAGAGGGAAAAAGAGAGGAGAATTCTTTAAGTCAATTGTTTGAAATTGCTATGCTTTTCAAAAACCATAGTGTCCCCCAACTAAAAAGCAACCAAAATGAACATTTTATTCATTGGACAAAGTCTTATTTCTGATGATAACTTTTTTATCTCTTTCCTTTGAGTTAATTGAATCTTTTTTAAACAGAGCCAAGGAGTAGTTGAATAATTAGTTTAGTCACTGGATGACTGGATTTTGTGCATAAGATACTGCAATTTGCTCAATATCCCATAATGTGAATACAATATTTTAATTATAGGCATACCTAGCAAGCTAGAGACAGATCATATGATTAAATTGTTAAATATTCTACCAATGTTCAAATGCTTTCTTATGACAGAAATTCTAGGGAATTAAAATGGGTGGGGGAACATGCATCTTTTTAGACGTGGTTCAAATTCTTCAATGCAAGAAGTAGTCATTTGGGATCCCGATCATGCAAGTACTTGTGACTTGTGAGCACGTTGTCGTCCACTGCTTTTATTATTATAAATTTTTGTTGTTCTTcttaatcttttttctttttaagctTTTGGGTTCTgaaagtttttgttttttaaaatatcTCAGCTTCAACATGGTTTGAAGTTTTGACAATGCTATAGCCTATAGCAAAGTCGGAAACTTTGGGTGGGACCGGTATTCAAAGTTTAGCCGCCATTTGAAATGTAATCGAAAAATAACCTCTTTTTAATCCGAAAATAAAATTTGGACAAGAATATTCATAGTAAAGGAAGGGGAGCCTTAGAGCAACACTAAAGTCGTCTCTGTGTGACCTAtaggcaggggcggagctagccctTTGGGCGTTAGCTTCGGTCGAACCTAGTAGATTTTGTCCaaaccatatatttgtattaaattttttgtcaaatatgtacatattattaattaagaacccaataactttaaagaattagaaccccgaacccacaagcttcgagTTCTGGCTCCGCCTCTGCCGATAGGTCTGTTTAGAGCAGTCACTAGTGCTTGGCGTGCGGGCCTCCCCCGAACCTGACCCTGCTAACGCGGAGTATAATTGGTTCTCCCCAAAAGGCATTGAGGCGCAGCAGTTAACAGGATATCGAGGTAAGGTACTGTTTCGGTGCGGGCCGCAAGAGCTGTGTACCAGAGCAAGAGAATCAAAACGGTAccaaatcaagagaatcaaggcaAAATCTGAACTCTAGCTATAACCACAAAATAACACGGGTCAAGGTAGATTTATTAGTTCAAACTCGAGCAATTTTTCTCAGATTTTGAACTGCGCATTTAACGGGGGTCTGGTCAATTTATCAATGTGAAATTGAGCTTGTAATAATCTTAATTCGAAGCAATCTCGAAGTTCTTATTTTAAATGGTTTTGCTAGAGAATAGGATTTTAATAAATGGAGTGTAACCGAGATATACCGAAGCTTAAGATGAATTTAAAGGCTAGATATTTGCACGTGATCAACTTGCCAAGCTATTAACAAGTTAATCTCAGCTAATATCAGTTCATTCGAAAGCTTAAAGGTATATTGACTTTAATTGGTGAAGTTAAGTGCACTCTAGTCTCTCTTATGTGATCACTGAGCCGAATTGTGTATAATAAACCTCAGGAACTCATTTATACACCGGAGCCGAATTCTTACTATTTTTTCCTCTCTTGCAAGCCTTCACTCTGCATCCTTTATTTATTACATTTAAGATTTTCGGTTCTACTTGTGCTCCTGGTTTTCACTGTAACAGATAGATCCATTGGCACGGGGACGCCATATCCATATTCCCTGGTGTAATGGCGTCCCCGTACAAGATTGAACTACCTCCATACTATTGGCATTAATTAAGTTAAAACCTCTATTCTCGTTGTCCCTATTGGGGGCACTTACCCAAAAAGGACAAGAGGAGGAAAACACAACTGTGTAGTGAAGTTGACCTCAGAATGTCACACTGGCCCAAATCCTCTTCCAAACAGTTCCTCAAATAAAGTCATTTCAGGGTATAAAAAAACTTACCAGATTAGAAGATTAGAAAAACTCTTATCATGATCACATCCAAAGACAGCTCAAAGTCACTCATTTACAATAATCCGTCATTGTCTCAGGAAACTCCCAACTCTGTTTCCTACAAGAGGTTCAAACAAATGAAACTCTTCCCAATCACTACAAATAATTTAAAGAATAGTATACATGAATTACATGTAGGATAAATAGTTTTccattttcttctttcttctttcttctttcatGGATATGGCAACCCCGCATTCAAACTCCTCTACTCAAGGAGCCTAACAGTGGCCTCTTCCACTTTGCTTCCTTGATGACTCAAACCCCAACTATGATTAGAGGTGGAGGGCCCTTACCGCGAAGCTATCCCTCACTCGTCCATGTAGTTGAATTTCTTATGTACAGGTTTTCTTCCATAATCCTATAATGTCTAATTTCTATGGTCCTAATTAATAGTAGTGAGAGGAAGTCTTGAATCTCTCAACGAATGAGCGTCCTCTGCAATATGTTTTACATCTCCGTTTGCTTGCTTCAGTGATTTTCCATCCCAAAATGACTTCAACAACTCCTCGAAAGAAGGAGTTTTGAGCTCTTCAATGGAACCAGCACTTGGAATAGTGAAAGCTCTCTTTTTCGGCGTAGAGCAAGATGGTTCGTCAACCTAAATACAGGTGACAAAGATTTGGATAAGTACATGAATAATGTCGTTCCAAACAGAATAGACACTCAAATTCTGTCAAATGACGCAATGTCCTTACCATGTACTCTTGTGAAAGACAATGTCCTGCATGATCTGTAATTTCAACAACCTTGTGGTGGTGTCCACTTTTCAGTTCTCTCAGCTCTCCACAACAAGGAACAATCAACGAATCAAGGTTCCCACAAGCATCACGgtcaagttgtagagaatctgcAGAATTTAATTTAGTTAATTAGATGACACCAAGCAGGCAGTGAAAGTCATTAATATATGTGTAAAACTTGATAACATACGGTCAATGGAACAGAGAAGGTTTTTGCTGGCAACATCAGTGTCTTGAAGAGTAGATGACACGCCAGACGAAAACTGTGCCCGCAATGCTTCATTGGCATTCATTCCTTCACTaaaaaaatgtaaataaataaTAAGTGAAATATTGGAAATATGAGACAAAAAGCCTTGAATAACAGGTGAATCAACCAACCTAACAATTTTATCCATAAACGCAACGTTGCTTTCCTCTAGACTGATCAAAGAGCGTTGAGCATTCGTCCACTGTTCAGCACCCAATTTTGCCTTTTGTAGACTGCATAACATATTCAAGTAAGCAAGCAAAATTTCAGACAGCCGAAATTAACACACAAGTACTCTTCACAAGTGATATGAAAAATGCTAGGAGAACATACCAATTCTGTAGCACCTCCTCCATCTCTTTCTTCCCATTTTCCACAGAAGCAGTATCCTCAAGATAATGGCATTCAGCATTTTCCATATAATTGGTCCATTCGGCTTTGACTGAAATAGTTGAATCTTGCATAGTTGACATCTCTTGTTTTAATCTGCTGGTTCGGTTGTAAGCACTTTCTCGAAGGTCATCGATTGCGGTTTGAACCTAGAGCAAATCAAATAAAAAGCTTAATTAGCTTTCGCAACCTAAAATAGATAAAGCAATAAGTCAGTGATTGTCCTCCAGGATCCATGATGCATTCTGCTTATCACTTATAAACGGAGAATAACATTGTTCCGTCATTGAGTACTAGCACTAGAAACAAAATTCCAACATAACCTAGGCAAGGTATGAAGGCCACACATTATCGTTGTCACCCTGTTCTGTTCGATTAATGAATCTTTTCTTGCCATATTCGTAGATCAACGAAGTTATATTAAGTAAAAAGTTCAATTAGCTTTCGCAACCTAAAGTAGATAAAGTAATAACTCAGTGATTGTCCTCCAGGATCCACGATGCATTCTTCTTATCACTTATAAATGGAGAATAACATTGTTCCATCATTAAGTGCTAGCGCTAGAAACAAAATTCCAACATAACCTAGGCAAGGTATGAAGGCCACACACTGTTGCTGTCACCCTGTTCTGTTCGCTTGACtaaaagaaaatgatttttttcttgCCATATTCGTAGATCAACGAAGTTATCTTTTTGCCTATGcttaggaataataaaaaatttAGCCACAGCTGTATTGATGTCTTTATTCTATGACTAAGAAAATGACCATACCAATTTTTTCTTCCTAGCATTTGATCCTTCAAGAAGTTCTGCCACTTTCTGCAAGATTTGCCTCTCCTCATTGGCAGCACATTCCTGTAAAAGGGGGGATATATCCACATAAAACGGGACTAAAATGCATATTGACCTTCATTAAGTGAGAGAGATGCACATGGATGACATCAATCACCTCAAACTTCTTTTCAAGTTCAGAAAACTTCTGGTTACTGACGGTCTGTGCATCTTCAACTATATCGCCCAATTGGGAGACATGCGTATCTAAAGTCTTAAAGAAGTTGCCAGTAATTTCCGAGAATGACCTTGATGTTGTGATTGTCCTGCAGTGAGCCTAAAAAGCATCCAAACCTTATCACCCAAACTTGGGAAGGAAAAAAGAGGGAGATACAGATAGGGAAACTGAGGGGTGAAGGTGGGAGAGCTGACAAATAGGAACTGCTGATACCTCACGTTGGTGTGCTGCAAATGCAATTAGTTTCTCCTCCTGGCCGTGAAGACTCTTTTGAAGAGCATTAACTAAGGTATTGGCCTCAAAGGCAATCTCCTCAAAAAGCtacatttcaaaaacagaaaatAGAGATAAGCGGAAAGTGAATATACTGCATGGAATTTCTCAGAGAAATTAAAAAGAAGGCATACCTCTCGAAGAGCAGATGAATGTTTAGAAACTTCAGAGTTTAAACGATCAAAAGTTGACTGAGCATTGCCATCGAGCTCCCCAGCCAAACCATCTAAAGCTTTGATACCAGTACCAAACATGATTTTCATATTGTCTAGGAGGCCTCGAAGCTTTTCCATAGCCTAAAAAAAAAGAACACCAAAACCCGTGGATCAACACGAGTACAAGACTGTGAAGTAGAAGTTTTGAAAGTGTTTTATAGAAGCGCTTGTGAAATTTCTCAAAAAGGGTCTGTACGGGGTGATAAGCACATCCTTGTCTAGGCAATATTGCAAAGGCCCCCAATGCTAATTTAATAAGTCAAGGATGCCTACATCCTTGCAGACATGACATCATGAAAGCAGTAAATTCAGTAGGAGCGAATACAGAAGTCTATTTTATGTCTTTCCCCATAAACATTGTAGAGTGTCTTCTTTAAAAGGTATACGGTCAATTTTAAGTCAAGTATACCTCAAATCTTTTTTCTCCGATATGGTAAAGGTTtcataaaagaaataaagggGTATTACCTCAATCTTGGTAGACACAAAGGACTGCATGTCTTCCTCCATGTGTTTGAGTTGTAGCTCTTGTTGTGTGGCTGAGGAAGCAACACTCTTATGCAGAACTTCAAGTTGTTGAGTTAATTGGGATTGGAACTTTTGGATGAGAACTTTGTTTCCATGTTCTATTTTGTCTTTGCGCTCTGAAATCGACCATTATCAGTAAAGTGGGTGCAATGGAGCCTTTATTTTGGGAAAGAAAAATCATAGGGATTCAGGTCTTAAAAGCTGTTGACCTACCAATCTTCGCAAACAAGTTAGAGACATCTGATGCAGCATGTTCCAGCTCAGCTCGAAGTTCAAAGGCCTGCTCAACCAGTGATTTTTCTGGTAGAATACATACGTTTAAATATCTCATACAATTAATCCAAAAGATAAAATGATTCTACAAAAAACCATAGACTCCATATTTGTCTCCACTGATGAACTTGGTAATTCCTTCAAGAGAGATATGATCCCCCAGCCACAAAATGGTTTACAAGAAAAATTAAAACCTTGCATTAACCCCCCACCCCTGTAAAAATATATTCCCCTCCCAAAGCTGGTCTGTAGGAAAAACATGCAATTTCAGCAGAAAGCAATTCCAGATGACTAATCAAAAGAGTCTGCCTTGACCATGCGCAGAGGATGTTGTTTACCAGACTTTAGAAGGTTCGTTATCAGAAATTCCTTTTCTCTAATTGTTGCAATTGCCAGCCTATGTTTCTCTTCGAGATCAGCCAAAGTATGCTGAGTTTCCTTAAGCTTTTTCTGAAAGACACAAAATTATTGCTAATATCCATGAGAAAGGGTTGGACAACAAAAGATCGCTTCTGAAATTAGGTGGGGGCAGATCTCCAACCTCTGTCTTGTCAAGTTTGTTACTCAATTCAGTGGACAACAACTGCTGAGAATTGTACAGTTCCTGAAGCTCCATGAGTTGCTGTTTGCAGTAGGCAAAAATGTAATGAGTTATGAGTTTTCGATGATCACTACGAGCTAGCTGAGTAATTAATCGGTAGTATACCTTGTCTTTTGATTCTGAGTTCAGTTCCATCCGTTCTATCTTTTCAGACATTGCCtgagagaggagaaaaacataTTGACCATAAAACATATTGACCATACATAAGAAAAGATTACAGGATAATTGAATCAATCAGTGGATCAGTGAGCAGGGCCTAACCTTTTTCTCTGC
Encoded here:
- the LOC132605329 gene encoding putative respiratory burst oxidase homolog protein H; translated protein: MLPIDNGELPRDNSVKWILENAEIDSDVPDNVNQKSFKKNYSISRRRNGVVPRMGRMQSGASRGLKSLRFLDRTTTGKEGDAWRSVEKRFNQNAVSGRLFREKFGTCIGMGESKEFAGELFDTLARRRKINTEDGITIDEVRGFWEDISTQSLDARLHIFFDMCDKNGDGKLSEEEVKEVLVMSASANKLSKFKQHAATYAALIMEELDPDHLGYIEMWQLEALLRGMVGSEEGEKTLKRSQTLAKTMIPKEYRTPVSKFFYKTSEKIQENWKRIWVLTLWLCINVILFTWKFQQFKRKAAFQIMGYCVCIAKGAGETLKFNMALILFPVCRRTLTKLRETFVGSIFPFDDNINFHKIIALGIAITMFIHTLFHTSCNFVKLTSCPQSKFMTFLGSNFDYHQPSYLDLVASIPGVTGILMTLFMLFSFTLALHSFRRNVIKLPWPFHHLAGFNAFWYAHHLLVLVYILLILHGYFIYLTTEWYKKTTWMYLAVPLLTYATERTLIVYEHSYHVNIIKAVTYTGNVLALYMSKPPGFKYKSGMYLFVKCPDISTFEWHPFSITSAPDDNYLSVHIRTLGDWTTELKTRFEKACEPQAAQSRKGSIVRMETKVYSDVQHSQSEFPKITIKGPYGAPAQNYKKYDILLLIGLGIGATPFISILKDLLNNESESNQQFGESSSNKRGPHRAYFYWVTREQGSFDWFKGVMDDIAEYDHNELIEMHNYLTSVYEEGDARSALIAMVQSLQHAKNGLDVVSDSRIRTHFARPNWKKVFSRLAAAHPSSRIGVFYCGSPTLTKPLRRLCQEFSLNSSTRFNFHKENF
- the LOC132605319 gene encoding kinesin-like protein KIN-5D, producing the protein MESSQQRRGYVSRSPSQTPRSSEKAVRDLRLAEGNMSGNKDKGVNVQVIVRCRPLSEDEMRLNTPAVISCNEGRREISAMQNIANKQIDKTFVFDKVFGPTSKQKDLYDTAICPIVFEVLEGYNCTVFAYGQTGTGKTYTMEGGGRKKNGEFPSDAGVIPRAIKQIFDILEAQSAEYSVKVTFLELYNEEISDLLAPEETTKFIDDKSKKPLALMEDGKGGVFVRGLEEELVSSANEIYNILEKGSAKRRTAETLLNKQSSRSHSIFSITIHIKEYTPEGEEVIKCGKLNLVDLAGSENISRSGAREGRAREAGEINKSLLTLGRVINALVEHSGHIPYRESKITRLLRDSLGGKTKTCIIATISPSIHSMEETLSTLDYAHRAKNIKNKPEINQKMMKSALMKDLYSEIERLKQEVYAAREKNGIYIPRDRYLQEEAEKKAMSEKIERMELNSESKDKQLMELQELYNSQQLLSTELSNKLDKTEKKLKETQHTLADLEEKHRLAIATIREKEFLITNLLKSEKSLVEQAFELRAELEHAASDVSNLFAKIERKDKIEHGNKVLIQKFQSQLTQQLEVLHKSVASSATQQELQLKHMEEDMQSFVSTKIEAMEKLRGLLDNMKIMFGTGIKALDGLAGELDGNAQSTFDRLNSEVSKHSSALRELFEEIAFEANTLVNALQKSLHGQEEKLIAFAAHQREAHCRTITTSRSFSEITGNFFKTLDTHVSQLGDIVEDAQTVSNQKFSELEKKFEECAANEERQILQKVAELLEGSNARKKKLVQTAIDDLRESAYNRTSRLKQEMSTMQDSTISVKAEWTNYMENAECHYLEDTASVENGKKEMEEVLQNCLQKAKLGAEQWTNAQRSLISLEESNVAFMDKIVSEGMNANEALRAQFSSGVSSTLQDTDVASKNLLCSIDHSLQLDRDACGNLDSLIVPCCGELRELKSGHHHKVVEITDHAGHCLSQEYMVDEPSCSTPKKRAFTIPSAGSIEELKTPSFEELLKSFWDGKSLKQANGDVKHIAEDAHSLRDSRLPLTTIN